The following proteins come from a genomic window of Eretmochelys imbricata isolate rEreImb1 chromosome 11, rEreImb1.hap1, whole genome shotgun sequence:
- the METAP1D gene encoding methionine aminopeptidase 1D, mitochondrial isoform X2, with product MAAPRAACTLLSGGCVTHCRGVFSSPVNHICLHKQSCSQQRRYFFFQRQRNTAYSIVRPAIVSLAHPVPKHIKKPDYVTTGIVPDWGDYIEIKNEDQIQGLHQACQLACHILLLAGKSLKVGMTTEEIDSIVHHEIIRQNAYPSPLGYGGFPKSVCTSVNNVVCHGIPDSRPLQDGDIINIDVTVYYNGYHGDTSETFLVGNVDKSGQKLVEVARKCRDEAIAACRPGAPFSVIGNTIRQPGSAPQPSFRHVIPVARLRTFFPLCDPRDGRTYTAHLLGNQGLSTRDVLPAAWLTSYIFSYLHCLTSSWTSPLAP from the exons GGTGTGTGACTCACTGCCGTGGAGTTTTCTCTTCACCGGTCAATCATATCTGCTTACACAAGCAGTCATGCAGTCAACAAAGAAGATATTTCTTTTTCCAGAGACAAAGAAATACTGCTTATAGTATAGTTCGGCCGGCTATAGTTTCTCTAGCTCACCCAGTTCCTAAG CACATAAAGAAGCCAGACTATGTGACGACAGGCATTGTACCAGACTGGGGAGACTACATAGAAATTAAGAATGAAGATCAGATTCAAGGGCTTCATCAGGCTTGTCAACTGGCCTGTCATATTCTACTTCTAGCTGGAAAGAGTTTAAAG gtTGGCATGACAACTGAAGAAATAGATTCCATTGTTCATCACGAAATAATCAGACAAAATGCCTATCCTTCACCTCTAGGCTATGGAGGTTTTCCCAAATCTGTTTGTACCTCTGTGAACAATGTGGTATGTCATGGTATTCCTGACAG TCGACCTCTTCAGGATGGAGACATTATCAACATTGATGTCACA GTATATTACAATGGCTACCATGGTGACACTTCTGAAACATTTTTGGTGGGCAATGTGGATAAATCTGGTCAAAAGTTAGTGGAGGTTGCCAGGAAATGTAGAGATGAAGCAATTGCAGCTTGCAGACCAGGGGCTCCCTTCTCTGTAATTGGAAACACAATCAG GCAacctggctctgctccccagccctcaTTCCGCCATGTTATCCCAGTAGCCAGACTCAGGACCTTTTTCCCCTTGTGTGACCCAAGGGACGGGAGAACTTATACAGCTCATCTCCTTGGCAACCAGGGCCTCAGCACCAGGGATGTACTTCCGGCAGCCTGGCTCACCAGTTATATTTTCAGCTACCTCCACTGCCTGACTTCAAGTTGGACTTCACCTCTGGCTCCTTGA